The nucleotide sequence TGGCCACGCCCCCATTTCccagccgccgccgccgccccCAGGAACCATTGTATCCTGTCTCGTGTGACGGATGCGACAGGAAGCGCTGCGAGTCTTGATAGTCGGACGCCGCCAACAAAGGCTGCAGagaaaaagaacaaaaaagaAGGAACAAGGATCTCGGAGTTAGGGAGTACCTTTCCTTATATCTATGGCGCCATAATTTACCGCCGCCTCCGTAATCTATGGCCATGTTGCTCCGCCAGCGGAAATGTTTCACAGAGATTAGCACAACATGTCAGCATTTTGATTTACCTGCATGCCAAGAGATTTACCCCAAACACAAACACAGAAACACTCAACCATCACAGAACTAAGAGGCTCAGGTTCATCGAATCAGTATCGGAGTTTTGGGGTATTTCGAAGCGAATCGAATAGAGTAATTGAGTATCATTAGCCAAGTTTATGTCTGAGCCTCCATTTCCAATGCAAATTGAAAGGACTGCGATACGGCATGCGAACGGCAGGTGCTCATCTCCAGTCGGTCCTTGAGCGGATTATCCAGGCAGAGGTGCGTCTCGGCATGGAGGAGGTGGGTTCCGAGGCGCAGCCATCGCTGGGACTTCCTCGTGGTCTCATTCCTGCCACACGGCTGGAGGGTTATCCGCATCCTTAATCCCACGCCCAGGCACAGCTCCCGCTGGGTGCTCAGCTGTCCACTGCTGCGCAACATGCTCCACTGGGTGATGTCGCTGAGGTAGCAGCTCGCCAGGATCAGCTGCGAGTTCTTCTGTCTGGCATGCAGGCACCGATCCTCATTCCGCAGCGTTCCCGTCGCCGACAGTTCATCAAAGTGCAGCCTGCGAATTGATTTGGAGTTggttatttttaatttaataataactcAGATAACTGAATAcacagaaaataaaatctaCAACATTTTCAGAAAATGTAACATCAATATTTACcattaaaaacttaaaagatattcccaatagatgttctaataaaaatttgataaaggaatatattaattgaaaaatattttttcatataatTTATTATCTTATTGaaagattaaaataaaaactaagtATCAACGTTAAGCGAGATCGACTAAGGCTTAGCACTATCTTGTTCTCACCACCCAtcttttttcatatttttttaaccaccctaaaataaaagaatttgaCAGATGATAAGTCAAATATCTTAActtataaagaatttttaacgaaaataaaaaattaaaaatgctaGTACTTAATATAATCTCAATATTTTTCAGTGGTGATTTCTAGGGTAGTTAATCTATTAGTTAATCTACTAATATTACCAATGAACACCCAATTTTtcatataatattttttccagtgcGCTGACCTTAGTTCGGGATTGACATGCCGCAGATACCATTCGAAGGGATGGCACTGGCGCTCCCTCCGCAGCTTCTGCATCTCGTCGTAGGTGTGATCCAATGGAATTCGCCTGGCCACCGGCCTCAGTGCGTAGAACATATTTTTATACTCGTCCAGCCAGGACTCGGCTATGATTTTTGAATTGCTGGGAAAGGGGAGCAGTCCAATCAGCATGCGATTGGAATGTTTATATTAAACGGACGCTGTGAtgaaataaattgaaaaatacCAGAGGCGGTGCGGTGCGTCCATTTCACACCTAATCCCCGACCTCGGCACTTTGGAGCACTCACTGCAGATAGGTTTCCTGGGCCGGGCTCAACTGCTGGTCCTGGTCGGATTGCGGTGGGAAGTCGAAGGCGTGGCGCCGCCGGAAGATGTGTCCGATTCGACTGCAGGGCACGATCTCAATTTGTCCACCGCAAAGCCACAATTTAATGGCCAGCTCGATGGACTCGCCGCCCCAGATCTGCAAAGGAATACAGAAAAAAACAGAGGAATTCGCTGGGAAAAGTGGCAGAGAAAAGCTCGGTTCTCGGTTCGACATTAGCAATTAGACCACTTGTCACTGGCTAATTAGGTTTAGCTCTCACCTTCAGATACGAATTGAAGCTGCCTAACATAAGGAACCAATCGCGTGACATCATCAGGACTCCTCCAGCGAAGGCAGGACTTTTGTAGGCCATCTCGGGCAGCTCCTTGATGGCCAACTGCCTCTTGAGCCAGTGAAAGTGCAGGGACCAATCGAAACCGCCCTTCAGCATCTCGTTGCCCTTCCGGTAACTCAGGGTGGTCGGGTCAATGGGGTCAAGTAGTGGGCTAACTGCCAGATGGGGATCGAGAGCCAATCGCTCCAGCAGGGGCTCCAGCCACTCCTCGTTCACCTCGCAGTGGCTGTCCAGGAAGAGCACATAATTTCCGCTGGCCAAGGAGGCGCCCCTGTTGCGCGACGAAATCAGGCCCATGCGCTTCTGGTTTCTGCGGAAGATGAGGCCCAGGCGATCCCTTCGCGCCGCCAAAAACCCGTCCATCCATCGCATTAGGTCGTCCAGCAGGGTCACTGTTAATTGAGTGATAAGTGCGAAAGTAGTTGGTGTTCGGGTTCAATAACCTACCATCTTGGCTTCCATCGTCCACCAGGATTAGCTCGTGCAGATACTCCTCCGGCGTGCGTCTCAGCAGGGAAACTACAGTGCGCAGCAGCATCGAACGCGCCTCGTTGTGGAAACTGATCACCACACTCACTTTGGATGCCAAAGGGGGCGGAAGCTTAAAAGGGCGGGTCATGCAGCTaggaataataataataattaaataatactAATCATATGACAAAAGTATCTCTAAAATGAAACGATGATAATTCAATTGCGGGTTATACTAAGCTAAGAAAAAGCCAGGAAAATATCTAAAAAACAAATGCATATAGCATAATTATACACATGAATGTATAAGGTCATAAAATGTTAATCACTTAGAAGGTtgacattaaaataaaataactaaTTTTAAGATAATGATCGGTAAATACCCTTGTAAATTATTACACAGTAAAGTAAGTTAATGATTAAAAAGAAAGGATTACAagaaaactatattttaaatacatCTAGATTTGCAAGCTATCAAGGCAACAAGttctttgatttttttgaTTTCTTACCCATAATGCCTTGTCGAAGGCAAGTTACGAATTACTCCCAAAGTATCACTTAAATGAAGATTGTACTGGTAATAATCCTCTGATCTTGGCGGTGTATGAGATATAAATTCACGCCAATCCAGAAAGTGAATCCCACTGTCATTTGAATGATGTAAGGGCTGAGAAGAAAACTTGATAGATTTAAGTGGTAATTCCTTAAATTCCAAGCAAATAGCTCACTTTACTCGCGGTAATATCATTATTTCGTTTATAGACTATAAATTGGAGTACCAAGATCAACTGACAGATGAGGAAGACAATGATATAGAAAAGGCAACGGCGGGGCCGACAAATTTTTCCACTGGCAAACATGGGAAATATAAAACGCAACTGAAGTGATTCCGATTTTGTTTCCGCATGGCGTTCCAAGTGGTCACAAGTCGGGCCGAAAAGCGAAACTAAATCGCCGAGATTGCGACTTCACGCTCTGTATTATGACTTCTTTGCGGCCGCCTTTCATATTATCACTTTCCCGATTTCTATATTTGATTTTCAAGAGCTTTCTGTGTCGTCACATGCAGCAGGGGCGATATTGTATCGAATGCCCTATGCCGTGACTAGCTCGAAACCATACCATATCATCGCTTTCTGTCACACTTGTCATTGATAAATGCTCGATAAGTTTAGCAAATATTTGTGTGCAGCGCGCAAGGTGTTAATTGCAGCAGACGAAACTATCTATTACCCATGAGCTGTCAGGTTTTCGGGTGTTAAGGGGGGGCCAAGGGGTTGTTAAGGGAAACGAACAGGTGAGCTACATGTTATCGATGATATTTCATTCATAGCCCTTGGCGCAATTCGCTATCAAACATTCACAAGTTTTTATCCAATGGATTGTGATTGAATGTTATTGATATGGCAGAAACTATTTGGCCAAATAGCAAAAACAGCGATTATTAAATAATTGGAATTCAACGTTTGCCACGGGGAATGCGAAGCTCCCTCATTTGTTTAAGTTATTTTTGCATTATAATTGCattatttacttcgtcggtgtgtgtgtgtgtgtgtgtgcttacAAGCGTGGaaatattttgcaattcaTATTTTTCGCTAGCAATTAATTGAGTGTAATGATTTGCACAATTTTCCACCCACTCATTATATACTGATTTGTTTTTTCCCCCCGGCAAACATAATTGCTGTGAAACATAATAATATGATGGACTTGCAAATATAGACTATTTCCTGTGTCAATCAGTTTAGTGCAAATAAATTGAGGCTGCCAGAGGGATTTCTGCGCCGGAGTGAATTAAATTGGCTACCAAATGGCCAGCGAGATTCAGTGCTTCACTCGCATATTGGCATTGGCTTTTTATGGCCTTTTGTTGCTgccataaatatttcaaaggCCAGCGTCGCGTCGGTTGCGAGGCACATCTATATATCTACCATATATCCACCGggcgcaaaaaaaaaatatggaaaaatgGAGATGGTTCATCCACAGACACCATTGTCCATATTGGTTAGCGTCCGAGTTTGTTGCTGGCAGAGGAAACCCCTTCCTGTGTGAtgtgattttatttaaaattgttagGCAAAGCGGAAGTAACTCATTCAGTTAGCAACAAAATCAGGCGCCATGCCTGGTCCAAATTGGAGTGTGACTTCCGCATTGCATTAGGGTTATACTTAGTTGTTGGTAGTCCTTGGTACTTGGTCCTTAGTCCTGTGGCTGCTGCTCAGTTGCTGATTGACTTACGTGCCTCTCGTTTTCCTCTTCGCTCCTGGGTTTGCCGTGTTTTTTtctcaacattttt is from Drosophila suzukii chromosome 3, CBGP_Dsuzu_IsoJpt1.0, whole genome shotgun sequence and encodes:
- the LOC108007610 gene encoding putative polypeptide N-acetylgalactosaminyltransferase 13 — encoded protein: MFASGKICRPRRCLFYIIVFLICQLILVLQFIVYKRNNDITASKFSSQPLHHSNDSGIHFLDWREFISHTPPRSEDYYQYNLHLSDTLGVIRNLPSTRHYGCMTRPFKLPPPLASKVSVVISFHNEARSMLLRTVVSLLRRTPEEYLHELILVDDGSQDVTLLDDLMRWMDGFLAARRDRLGLIFRRNQKRMGLISSRNRGASLASGNYVLFLDSHCEVNEEWLEPLLERLALDPHLAVSPLLDPIDPTTLSYRKGNEMLKGGFDWSLHFHWLKRQLAIKELPEMAYKSPAFAGGVLMMSRDWFLMLGSFNSYLKIWGGESIELAIKLWLCGGQIEIVPCSRIGHIFRRRHAFDFPPQSDQDQQLSPAQETYLHNSKIIAESWLDEYKNMFYALRPVARRIPLDHTYDEMQKLRRERQCHPFEWYLRHVNPELRLHFDELSATGTLRNEDRCLHARQKNSQLILASCYLSDITQWSMLRSSGQLSTQRELCLGVGLRMRITLQPCGRNETTRKSQRWLRLGTHLLHAETHLCLDNPLKDRLEMSTCRSHAVSQSFQFALEMEAQT